From Camelina sativa cultivar DH55 chromosome 7, Cs, whole genome shotgun sequence, one genomic window encodes:
- the LOC104701051 gene encoding uncharacterized protein LOC104701051 yields MSSMIKIMMMMALVIMGVRAKTLTECRETDCKYVCANKGMSTKACSKCVLRCSTASDKRTNDVDQRVICYRNCDVGCGTDNACHERCNKSCGYPPLMNLHL; encoded by the exons atgtcgAGTATGATcaagataatgatgatgatggcctTGGTAATAATGGGCGTGAGAGCAAAAACGCTGACTGAGTGTCGTGAAACAGACTGCAAGTATGTTTGTGCGAACAAAGGGATGAGCACAAAGGCTTGTTCTAAATGTGTCCTTCGATGCAGTACTGCTTCTGACAAAA GGACCAACGATGTAGACCAACGTGTCATATGTTACCGGAACTGCGATGTTGGTTGTGGCACAGACAATGCGTGCCATGAACGTTGTAACAAGAGTTGCGGTTACCCACCCTTGATGAATCTTCATCTATGA